In Thermomonas carbonis, a single genomic region encodes these proteins:
- a CDS encoding pseudouridine synthase → MKLVKHLANLGYGSRKDVQWMFREGRITDAAGDVLYADDPLDHDNIRVDGEPLDLPPGLLLMLHKPVGYTCSMKDPGRIVFDLLPPRFRERNPVLSTVGRLDRATSGLLLFTDDGQLLHRIIAPKSKLPKVYLATLAEPLRGDEAALFVSGTLMLEAEKTPLLPAELEELGANTARLTLHEGRYHQVRRMFAAIGHHVEALHRERIGGLSMGDLPEGQWRALDGADRDQLFSTESA, encoded by the coding sequence ATGAAACTCGTGAAGCACCTCGCCAACCTGGGCTACGGCAGCCGCAAGGACGTGCAGTGGATGTTCCGCGAGGGCCGCATCACCGATGCCGCCGGCGACGTGCTGTATGCCGATGATCCGCTCGACCACGACAACATCCGCGTCGACGGCGAGCCACTGGATCTGCCGCCCGGCCTGCTACTGATGCTGCACAAGCCGGTCGGCTACACCTGTTCGATGAAGGATCCGGGGCGGATCGTGTTCGACCTGTTGCCGCCGCGTTTCCGCGAGCGCAACCCGGTGTTGTCCACGGTCGGTCGCCTGGACCGCGCCACCTCCGGCCTGCTGCTGTTCACCGACGACGGCCAGTTGCTGCACCGGATCATCGCGCCGAAGTCGAAGTTGCCGAAGGTGTACCTCGCCACGCTCGCCGAGCCCTTGCGCGGCGACGAAGCGGCCCTCTTCGTCAGCGGCACCCTGATGCTGGAAGCGGAGAAGACGCCGTTGTTGCCCGCGGAGCTTGAAGAGCTTGGCGCGAATACCGCGCGGCTGACCCTGCACGAAGGCCGCTATCACCAGGTACGGCGGATGTTCGCGGCGATCGGCCATCACGTGGAAGCGCTGCATCGCGAACGCATCGGCGGATTGAGCATGGGCGACTTGCCGGAAGGGCAGTGGCGTGCGTTGGATGGCGCCGATCGCGACCAGCTGTTTTCCACGGAATCCGCATGA
- a CDS encoding class I SAM-dependent methyltransferase, with product MSNHRDIALDALLYPFAEGALRWSADALFLRAREGAALHMRGGLQSLACTQPFKPEADRLQRIGATLVDEDAVPAARYPLVLVLPPRQREEARALLAKACMAVAPGGIVIASVANDEGAKSREADLKQLAGTVTTLSKHHCRVSWTRPDATFDAATLAQWAKADAPRKVISPNVPGEAFLSRPGVFAWDRVDAASAMLAEALPNDLSGRIADFGAGWGYLSMQVLARCPKVASLDLYEADARALALAGENLADSRVPVSRHWRDVAAGVSERFDAIVCNPPFHALGRGDRPDIGRAFIAAAASALKPGGRLWLVANRHLPYEYALGEGFAQVQTLAQDGGFKIVEATKAAR from the coding sequence ATGTCAAACCATCGCGACATCGCCCTCGACGCCCTCCTGTATCCCTTCGCCGAGGGCGCCCTGCGCTGGTCGGCGGACGCGCTGTTCCTGCGCGCACGCGAAGGCGCGGCCCTGCATATGCGCGGCGGGCTTCAGTCGTTGGCCTGCACGCAGCCGTTCAAGCCGGAGGCCGACCGCCTGCAGCGCATCGGCGCGACCCTGGTCGACGAGGACGCCGTGCCGGCTGCGCGCTACCCACTGGTGCTGGTGCTGCCGCCGCGCCAGCGCGAGGAGGCGCGTGCGTTGCTGGCCAAGGCGTGCATGGCGGTCGCACCCGGCGGCATCGTCATTGCCTCGGTGGCCAACGACGAGGGCGCGAAATCGCGCGAGGCCGACCTCAAGCAACTCGCCGGCACGGTGACCACGCTCAGCAAGCACCATTGCCGGGTGTCGTGGACGCGGCCGGATGCGACCTTCGATGCAGCCACGCTGGCGCAATGGGCGAAGGCCGATGCGCCGCGCAAGGTGATCAGCCCGAATGTTCCCGGCGAGGCCTTCCTGAGTCGGCCCGGTGTGTTCGCCTGGGATCGCGTGGATGCGGCATCGGCGATGCTGGCCGAGGCACTGCCGAACGATCTGAGTGGCCGGATTGCCGATTTCGGCGCGGGCTGGGGTTATCTGTCGATGCAGGTACTGGCGCGCTGCCCGAAGGTCGCTTCGCTGGACCTCTACGAAGCCGATGCACGCGCGCTGGCGTTGGCCGGCGAAAATCTCGCGGATTCACGTGTGCCGGTGAGCCGCCATTGGCGCGATGTCGCCGCAGGCGTGAGCGAACGTTTCGATGCCATCGTCTGCAATCCGCCGTTCCATGCACTGGGTCGCGGCGATCGTCCCGACATCGGCCGCGCCTTCATCGCCGCTGCAGCCAGTGCCTTGAAGCCCGGCGGTCGCCTGTGGCTGGTCGCCAACCGGCACCTGCCGTACGAGTACGCGCTGGGCGAGGGTTTCGCGCAGGTGCAGACGCTTGCGCAGGACGGCGGCTTCAAGATCGTTGAAGCGACAAAGGCAGCGCGATGA
- a CDS encoding DMT family transporter: protein MLVSILLFSLMDAGLKTLSTHYPPFQVAAMRGASSLPLVLVWALWSVGWRPLLQVRWPLHLLRGVLGIMMMASFVYALGQLPLSTAYSIFFVAPLLITALSVPILGERVGPRRWTAITIGLLGVLVVLRPTGEGVLTTAGLAVLVAALGYAVSAITVRVLARTDSTQAITFWLLALMALGAGALAWPNWVPLRAEHAWIIGGIGIAGAIGQYAITEAFRLGEASLIAPLEYTALVWGVALDLALWGVLPDAITWFGAAIIIASGLYLIRREKVHAEAEHP, encoded by the coding sequence ATGCTGGTCTCGATCCTGCTGTTCTCGCTGATGGACGCCGGGTTGAAGACCTTGTCGACGCATTACCCGCCGTTCCAGGTCGCGGCGATGCGCGGGGCGTCCTCGTTGCCGCTGGTACTGGTCTGGGCCTTGTGGAGCGTAGGCTGGCGTCCGTTGCTGCAGGTGCGCTGGCCCTTGCATCTGCTGCGCGGCGTGCTCGGGATCATGATGATGGCCAGCTTCGTGTACGCGCTGGGGCAGTTGCCGCTGTCCACCGCGTATTCGATTTTCTTCGTCGCCCCGCTGCTGATCACCGCGCTGTCGGTGCCGATCCTCGGCGAGCGCGTGGGCCCGCGTCGCTGGACCGCGATCACGATCGGCCTGCTGGGGGTGCTGGTGGTGTTGCGCCCGACCGGTGAAGGCGTGCTCACCACCGCCGGCCTGGCCGTGCTGGTGGCAGCACTGGGTTACGCGGTGTCGGCGATCACCGTGCGCGTGCTGGCGCGCACCGACAGCACCCAGGCGATCACCTTCTGGTTGCTGGCGCTGATGGCGCTGGGTGCGGGCGCGCTGGCATGGCCGAACTGGGTGCCGCTGCGCGCCGAACATGCCTGGATCATCGGTGGCATCGGCATCGCCGGGGCCATCGGCCAGTACGCGATCACCGAGGCCTTCCGCCTCGGCGAGGCCTCCTTGATCGCGCCACTCGAATACACCGCCCTGGTCTGGGGCGTCGCCCTCGACCTGGCGCTGTGGGGCGTGCTGCCGGATGCGATCACCTGGTTCGGTGCGGCCATCATCATCGCCAGCGGGCTGTACCTGATCCGGCGCGAGAAAGTGCATGCGGAGGCCGAGCATCCCTGA
- a CDS encoding DUF1415 domain-containing protein: protein MTDTLDPVQVEAGVRRWLERAVIGLNLCPFAKAVYVKQQVRIVVSDASTERALLEELGEELALLRDTPAEEVDTTLLVHPQVLGDFLDYNDFLGDADALVEALDLDGVLQVASFHPDYQFAGSEPGDTDNLTNRAPFPILHLLREASIDRAVAAYPDPDAIIERNIATARELGFDGWSKLLAE from the coding sequence GTGACCGACACGCTCGATCCGGTGCAGGTCGAAGCCGGCGTCCGCCGCTGGCTGGAACGCGCGGTGATCGGCCTGAACCTGTGCCCGTTCGCGAAGGCTGTCTATGTGAAGCAACAGGTGCGCATCGTGGTAAGCGATGCCAGCACCGAGCGCGCGCTGCTGGAAGAACTCGGCGAGGAACTCGCGCTGCTGCGCGACACGCCTGCCGAAGAGGTCGACACCACCCTGCTGGTGCATCCGCAGGTATTGGGCGACTTCCTGGACTACAACGATTTCCTCGGCGATGCCGATGCGCTGGTCGAGGCACTGGACCTCGATGGCGTGCTGCAGGTCGCCAGTTTCCATCCGGATTACCAGTTCGCCGGCAGCGAACCGGGCGACACCGACAACCTGACCAACCGCGCGCCGTTCCCGATCCTGCACCTGCTGCGCGAAGCCAGCATCGACCGCGCGGTGGCGGCCTATCCGGATCCCGACGCGATCATCGAACGCAACATCGCCACCGCGCGCGAGCTCGGCTTCGATGGCTGGAGCAAGCTGCTCGCGGAGTGA
- a CDS encoding YajQ family cyclic di-GMP-binding protein: MPSFDIVSEVDTHELTNAVDQANRELSTRFDFKGVVASFELDDAAIKQSAPSEFQLQQMTDILRARLIARKIDARCLEFGDIETNLAGARQTVTVKQGIERELAKKLQAAMKDAKLKVDSQINGDKLRVTGKKRDDLQAAMALLRAGEFGVPLQFDNFRD, from the coding sequence ATGCCCTCGTTCGACATCGTTTCCGAAGTGGATACCCACGAACTCACCAACGCCGTGGACCAAGCCAATCGCGAGCTGTCCACGCGCTTCGACTTCAAGGGCGTTGTCGCCAGCTTCGAGCTGGACGATGCCGCCATCAAGCAGTCCGCGCCCAGCGAATTCCAGTTGCAGCAGATGACCGACATCCTGCGCGCGCGCCTGATCGCGCGGAAGATCGATGCGCGCTGCCTGGAATTCGGCGACATCGAGACCAACCTGGCCGGCGCGCGGCAGACCGTCACGGTCAAGCAGGGCATCGAGCGCGAACTGGCGAAGAAGCTGCAGGCCGCGATGAAGGACGCCAAGCTCAAGGTCGACTCGCAGATCAACGGCGACAAGCTGCGCGTCACCGGCAAGAAGCGCGACGACCTGCAGGCGGCGATGGCCCTGCTGCGCGCCGGCGAGTTCGGCGTGCCGCTGCAGTTCGACAACTTCCGCGACTGA
- a CDS encoding HAD family hydrolase encodes MSPAEIAPLLFLPDAVVFDMDGLMLDSERAINDCMARASRELGHDLPDSLWLQMIGGGDGLCRRLLAERIGDDATVELLACTEAMYDVVADAGIDHRPGIVELLDWLVAHGIPRAVATSTRRPLAMRKLAAAGLLPYFDAVATSSDVAAPKPAPDVYLLAASKLGIDPLRCLVLEDSPTGVRAALAAGMTPVQVPDMLVPDDAARALGHRIVGSLGDAQRLLEARLAAA; translated from the coding sequence ATGAGCCCTGCTGAGATAGCGCCGTTGCTGTTCCTGCCGGACGCCGTCGTCTTCGACATGGATGGCTTGATGCTGGACAGCGAGCGCGCGATCAACGACTGCATGGCGCGCGCGTCGCGCGAGCTGGGCCACGACCTGCCGGACAGCCTGTGGCTGCAGATGATCGGTGGCGGCGATGGCCTGTGCCGACGCCTGCTCGCCGAACGCATCGGCGATGACGCGACCGTCGAATTGCTGGCATGCACCGAAGCGATGTACGACGTGGTCGCCGATGCCGGCATCGACCATCGGCCCGGCATCGTCGAATTGCTCGACTGGCTGGTCGCACATGGCATCCCGCGTGCGGTCGCGACCTCGACCCGACGCCCGCTGGCGATGCGCAAGCTGGCGGCGGCAGGACTGCTGCCGTATTTCGACGCGGTGGCCACCAGCAGCGACGTCGCCGCGCCCAAGCCTGCGCCGGATGTTTATCTGCTTGCCGCGTCCAAGCTCGGCATCGATCCGCTGCGTTGCCTGGTGCTGGAGGATTCGCCGACCGGCGTGCGCGCTGCACTGGCTGCGGGCATGACCCCGGTGCAGGTGCCGGACATGCTGGTGCCGGATGACGCCGCGCGTGCGCTGGGGCATCGCATCGTCGGTTCGCTAGGCGATGCGCAGCGCCTGCTGGAAGCGCGTTTGGCCGCAGCCTGA